The stretch of DNA AATGACAGTAATTATTCTGTCGGCAGTAACGTTTTAAAAAAAATGCTATGTTGAATATTCGCCAAATTTTACAATGCTGTTATATACTACGCTATTTGAGGTAAAAACAAGCCAATGCTTGTTTCATAGTatgtaatttacatttttatacttCGTGTTTTCCATCCTTATTATTGGACTAGAACGTTATTCTTGCTTTTCTCTTACAACAGTCCCATTTGTGTTCACAGATTCATCTTCCATTTCCCGGTTCCTTGCTTGTTGCCTCAATTGTGCTCTCTTCAAACTGGTCATTAATTGACTAGATTGATAAAGCCAGCTTGCCTACAGATGAGAATCGTGGAAACAATACatactattaaaaaaaatatatataggtTTTTTTAAACGTACTGGACATTTTTATCTACTTACAATCATAATCATGCAATTCATCAAGATAGGCACAGAGAACACTACAGATATAAAAAGCCCATTGGAATCAAAATATTGTTGCCTTGAGAACAGCctattaaaatcaaataaatatattatctcAAA from Bombus huntii isolate Logan2020A chromosome 3, iyBomHunt1.1, whole genome shotgun sequence encodes:
- the LOC126864177 gene encoding transmembrane protein 18 isoform X1; amino-acid sequence: MSEDQVKSPIDGILPFLQSIEWRDPWLALLLTFHIAVTMTALMTRNHANFQIMLFLALLLLVYFSESINEVAASNWMLFSRQQYFDSNGLFISVVFSVPILMNCMIMIASWLYQSSQLMTSLKRAQLRQQARNREMEDESVNTNGTVVREKQE
- the LOC126864177 gene encoding transmembrane protein 18 isoform X2, whose amino-acid sequence is MFPRSFVKRDLAIEWRDPWLALLLTFHIAVTMTALMTRNHANFQIMLFLALLLLVYFSESINEVAASNWMLFSRQQYFDSNGLFISVVFSVPILMNCMIMIASWLYQSSQLMTSLKRAQLRQQARNREMEDESVNTNGTVVREKQE